Proteins encoded together in one Solanum lycopersicum chromosome 7, SLM_r2.1 window:
- the LOC101244199 gene encoding uncharacterized protein, protein MLGKLLPWSRMAPRHSRLISRRSHGKVIFIVLLILVPILLFGIYVHFHKISYFFRPLWDKPPPPFKHLPHYYAENVSMDNLCRLHGWTLRPEPRRVFDGIIFSNELDLLEIRWRELYPYVTKFVILEANTTFTGLPKPLYFSDHRERFAFAEDKIVHGVFPGRIASPELHEDPFKLEGQQRIAMNRLLHAAGIFEDDLLIMSDTDEIPSHHTIKLLQWCDGMPPVMHLELRHYLYSFEFPVDYSSWRASVHIYNRWTKYRHSRQSDIILSDAGWHCSFCFRNLQDFVVKMTGYSHADRVRRTNFLKYSRIQKLICEGDDLYDMLPEEYSFHELIKKMGSIPRSASAVHLPTHVIENAGKFRFLLPGGCQRSPR, encoded by the coding sequence ATGTTAGGCAAACTTCTGCCGTGGTCTCGGATGGCCCCAAGACATTCCCGCCTTATCTCCAGACGATCTCATGGAAAAGTCATTTTTATCGTGCTCTTGATACTAGTACCGATTTTGCTCTTTGGCATTTACGTCCATTTCCATAAGATCTCCTATTTCTTCCGCCCACTTTGGGACAAACCTCCACCTCCATTCAAGCATTTGCCACATTATTATGCTGAAAATGTTTCTATGGATAATCTTTGTCGCCTACATGGATGGACTCTACGTCCTGAACCACGTCGTGTATTTGATGGAATCATATTCAGCAATGAGCTAGACTTGCTTGAAATTCGGTGGCGTGAGCTCTATCCTTATGTTACGAAATTTGTCATCTTGGAAGCCAACACAACTTTTACTGGACTTCCAAAGCCATTGTACTTTTCTGATCATCGAGAACGATTTGCATTTGCTGAGGATAAGATTGTACATGGTGTATTCCCTGGCCGGATTGCATCCCCCGAGTTACATGAAGATCCGTTTAAACTAGAAGGACAACAACGCATCGCAATGAACAGATTACTTCATGCTGCTGGTATCTTTGAAGATGACCTTCTCATTATGTCAGATACCGATGAAATCCCAAGCCACCACACTATAAAACTACTTCAGTGGTGTGACGGTATGCCTCCCGTGATGCATCTTGAACTTAGACATTACCTGTACTCTTTCGAGTTCCCTGTGGACTATAGTAGCTGGCGTGCCAGTGTTCATATCTACAACAGGTGGACGAAATATAGACATTCCCGCCAATCAGATATTATACTTTCTGATGCAGGGTGGCATTGCAGCTTTTGCTTTCGGAATCTGCAAGATTTCGTAGTCAAAATGACTGGTTACAGTCATGCAGACAGAGTTCGACGTACAAACTTCCTAAAGTATTCTAGGATTCAGAAGCTCATATGTGAGGGAGATGATCTTTATGACATGTTACCTGAGGAGTATTCTTTTCATGAATTGATCAAGAAGATGGGATCAATACCTCGATCAGCATCCGCGGTTCATCTTCCAACACACGTCATTGAAAACGCTGGTAAGTTCCGATTCCTTCTCCCAGGAGGGTGTCAGCGATCACCACGATGA